In Ananas comosus cultivar F153 linkage group 10, ASM154086v1, whole genome shotgun sequence, the following proteins share a genomic window:
- the LOC109716632 gene encoding uncharacterized protein LOC109716632, giving the protein MDATRVVLERSDPEWRPADAVDASGVGLLHSAIAQGRPDLVQLLLEFGADVDLRDHPGFAVLESEEVKRVGLRARPLDPDAPLKPGKLYFLVDLPRADPEPDYRRAGAGAARSYAFLLVAW; this is encoded by the coding sequence atgGACGCCACCCGCGTCGTGCTGGAGCGGAGCGACCCGGAGTGGCGCCCGGCCGACGCCGTCGACGCGTCCGGCGTCGGCCTGCTGCACTCGGCCATCGCGCAGGGCCGGCCGGACCTCGTCCAGCTGCTGCTGGAgttcggcgccgacgtcgacctCCGAGACCACCCGGGATTCGCCGTGCTCGAGTCCGAGGAGGTCAAGCGCGTCGGACTCCgagcccgaccgctcgaccccgacgccccgctcaagccggggaagctctacttcctcgtcgacctcccccgcgccgacCCCGAGCCCGACTACCGCCGCGCCGGCGCTGGCGCCGCGCGTTCCTACGCGTTCCTACTAGTTGCCTggtga
- the LOC109716053 gene encoding uncharacterized protein LOC109716053 isoform X1, whose amino-acid sequence MDEPSEGNAVETLDIGLCREAHQMGCLIGKRFSGLIKSRVATDLTLQKQLLPFARTPRAKSLLEALETSNRERYPRYWDELLGTAVGSGVPFLHIMLLNFRKEILPFIPNERIKEKEEAVDDDCSDVLVVDESMAFAAHNEDANVALLGHTFLVRAELPNGLSFTAYTYAGELPSCAFGFNSNGLAFTLNSVPPSNDEIAAGGVGRNFVSRDLLEATGLADAVNRIRSPNVSVGHCYNLVDVRNRRILNVETTSQNRFSVREVGATPFFHANMYLHLQVKQLQDENSICRQRRAALLSVESKEEALQILGDAADEKFPIFMTGPTLHTLCTVLIDLDEQTMTIFKGNPKKREISHVFRID is encoded by the exons ATGGATGAGCCAAGCGAGGGGAATGCAGTAGAAACCTTGGATATTGGGCTGTGTCGAGAAGCCCATCAAATGGGCTGCTTGATCGGGAAGCGCTTCTCCGGCTTAATCAAAAGCCGAGTTGCCACGGACCTCACCCTCCAGAAGCAGCTTCTCCCTTTTGCTCGCACCCCTCGAGCTAAATCACTTTTGGAAGCTCTAGAAACTAGCAATAGAGAGAGGTACCCCAGGTACTGGGACGAGCTTCTTGGGACTGCAGTGGGGAGTGGTGTTCCATTTCTTCAT ATAATGTTGCTGAATTTTAGAAAAGAAATACTACCCTTTATTCCCAATGAGAGgataaaggaaaaggaagaagctGTGGATGATGATTGCTCGGATGTTCTCGTCGTCGATGAGTCCATGGCCTTCGCCGCACACAATGAAGATGCCAACGTAGCTCTTCTGGGCCACAC CTTCTTGGTGAGAGCAGAACTTCCAAATGGGCTCTCATTCACTGCTTACACCTATGCAGGGGAGCTCCCAAGCTGTGCATTTGGATTCAACAGCAATGGATTG GCTTTTACACTAAATTCAGTGCCTCCGTCCAACGACGAAATCGCCGCAGGGGGTGTCGGTCGGAATTTCGTATCGAGAGATCTCCTCGAAGCAACTGGCCTTGCTGATGCAGTGAAT AGAATTCGGTCGCCGAATGTTTCAGTGGGCCACTGCTACAATTTGGTAGATGTAAGAAACCGTCGGATTCTGAACGTCGAGACAACATCTCAGAACCGATTTTCTGTTCGCGAAGTCGGAGCAACGCCTTTCTTCCACGCAAACATGTACCTGCATCTTCAAGTAAAACAG CTACAAGATGAGAACTCCATCTGCCGACAACGACGAGCGGCTTTACTTTCCGTAGAGTCGAAAGAAGAGGCATTGCAAATTCTTGGAGATGCTGCAGATGAGAAATTTCCAATCTTCATGACAG GTCCAACACTACACACCCTATGCACAGTGCTTATCGATCTAGATGAGCAAACTATGACCATATTCAAAGGCAAcccaaagaaaagagaaatatcACACGTGTTTCGGATCGATTAG
- the LOC109716067 gene encoding F-box/kelch-repeat protein At3g61590-like → MESEEWESYPCSYIECEAKDQKIISEDAYDQDEATLISLDTILPDDLLEKVLSFLPIVSIIRSGSVCKRWYKAVRSHRYTWCDISPQKPWYFMFTCSDESVDGFAYDPILRKWYDFNFPCIEKSNWSTSSSSGLVSLMDSENRSRIFVCNPITRDSKRLPEAPGGKSPDYSALAISAKKKSHSYTVAVAKCKQVLEEYYQWDFSIHIYESESCLWVTSISETLVGWRGGDECVICDGILYYLIYSIGVLGNIEPRHCLIMYDLSIRTSHTSLMQLAIPVPCSLTCGRLMNVRDKLVLVGGIGRHDRLGIIKGIGIWELDKKEWHEIAKMPHKFFQGFGEFDDVFASSGSDDLIFIQSYGSPALLTFDLSQKLWKWSVRSPVTKRFPLQLFTGFCFEPRLEIAP, encoded by the coding sequence ATGGAGAGCGAGGAATGGGAATCATATCCTTGTTCCTACATTGAATGTGAGGCCAAAGATCAGAAAATTATTTCGGAAGACGCTTACGACCAAGATGAAGCCACACTAATATCCTTGGACACCATTTTGCCGGACGACCTCCTAGAAAAAGTTCTTTCCTTCTTACCGATCGTGAGCATCATCCGGTCGGGCTCCGTCTGCAAGAGATGGTACAAGGCAGTCCGCTCGCATCGTTACACGTGGTGCGACATCTCGCCGCAGAAGCCGTGGTATTTCATGTTCACGTGTAGCGACGAATCCGTCGATGGCTTCGCTTACGATCCGATCCTTCGGAAGTGGTATGACTTCAATTTCCCATGCATTGAGAAGAGCAACTGGTCTACTTCTTCGTCTAGCGGATTGGTTAGTTTAATGGATAGTGAGAACAGGAGCCGCATTTTTGTCTGCAATCCTATAACTCGGGATTCGAAGAGGCTTCCGGAAGCTCCGGGAGGAAAATCGCCTGATTATAGCGCATTAGCTATATCGGCGAAAAAGAAGTCGCATTCATACACTGTTGCAGTGGCAAAGTGTAAGCAGGTACTGGAGGAATACTACCAGTGGGACTTTTCGATTCATATTTACGAATCTGAGAGTTGTTTGTGGGTCACTTCGATCAGTGAAACTTTAGTCGGGTGGAGAGGAGGTGACGAGTGTGTTATTTGTGACGGCATTTTATACTATCTTATTTACTCCATCGGTGTCTTGGGAAACATCGAGCCCCGTCATTGTTTGATTATGTATGATCTCTCAATCAGAACTTCTCATACTTCTTTGATGCAATTGGCGATTCCAGTTCCGTGTTCTCTCACTTGCGGTAGGCTGATGAACGTCAGAGACAAGCTGGTTTTGGTTGGTGGGATCGGGCGGCACGATCGGCTGGGGATTATCAAGGGGATAGGCATTTGGGAGCTTGATAAGAAGGAGTGGCATGAAATTGCTAAAATGCCGCATAAGTTCTTTCAAGGTTTTGGGGAGTTTGACGATGTTTTTGCGAGTAGTGGCTCAGATGATCTGATCTTCATACAGAGCTACGGATCACCGGCTTTGCTTacttttgatttgagtcagaaACTGTGGAAGTGGTCAGTCAGAAGCCCCGTGACGAAGAGATTCCCCCTGCAGCTATTCACTGGCTTCTGCTTCGAACCGAGGCTCGAGATCGCCCCCTAA
- the LOC109716125 gene encoding BAG family molecular chaperone regulator 6: MYPAYKYMDPYYHPHHRDHSPSPYNQYPNWETRPPQMRVDHSSPTSPFGPWPYNSNSAEFNDCCNHNYPPGFYSYRPPYPHYPPPPQAYYHGPYPPYPESYPAYFVSPPHYSVNQAQYDYDKGKGHCCGCPNHVCHSRDSTNVKIEEQKPETEQSNNSKNTDLIRFPNYSHPVVWIPPNYLKGMDGNKASKAQPENWTRWVPLDMNSLKGLRQGGDDKGHLISAQKAAPFSWPIIWVPGYDKQDDAVKDLKSINVDPKASEDISSPKIKIIPLNFGENENNVNKPAPKKDKVGTHEHPEAVTEKEVNGRTIPVVEMRESDEKKLSLDGKRKANIHEKKDDNGADSLGSKQSSPVKSSKLPPICLRVDPLPKKKSINGSSRFPSPPSRKGKESAQKEKEQIIQTENAPKEKIHKTVPVVFVKGVPEKNAEEVGGEKYGGKSKDGYKGKVDRKAFEKAKLEKEKQVVEENKECKEKIKGGEVEERKQRMDFSEAEAATLIQSAYRGYEVRKWQPLQKLRNIKRVQEQVGEVRKRIESPGASSEMDAKQRMIIGETIMNLLLQLDTIQGLHPSVREVRKSVAKELICLQEKLDSLSQQSTMTDEFVKVEERSTNKDAEEQASLATSEQVCGEGSDENHVACFAESEKSGTVQCKHEEISEEGEAKESASEESMQVKDDIVFTSLNGYKDVPDALFSESESASEVPSIAVEEGMNPPASLVAEAEEAVSAPREAPAETEGACSVKIQASDSVAGKDIKSDKVKAKTLDGPLVAVENKEEAEDSILASTGINIEGLHLVQEGSLRKSSVNSSESGNTQAVAVSQETECTADFIASAEPSTEEKSTNSDASAPLAQNIEADTKQEELETAQFKGENAPNSQATAPVAQNIEVDTKQEELEPQTLPSVEESSVTANASEVKAVDEYTSTAALVHPETEDLGTFTEPKKNLEMHLIENDSTLVQDSALSCDGDRNSGENLENGSEMSKTVGANFNESVEQRQEDAHCEEPTSEPPIEAPVKDEDTKGLKEGGAESTAEILSVPTVNSIPTINMSNEEKLMEENEKLREMLRKLLDSGKEHLAVISELGDRVKELERKLAKKKRVKVAVNKLRRSSPNTVACH; encoded by the exons ATGTACCCAGCTTATAAATACATGGACCCATACTATCACCCTCATCACAGAGACCACTCTCCAAGTCCATATAACCAATACCCTAATTGGGAGACTAGGCCTCCTCAAATGAGAGTAGACCATTCTTCGCCAACCTCTCCTTTTGGTCCTTGGCCTTATAACTCAAATTCAGCTGAATTTAATGATTGCTGTAACCATAACTACCCACCTGGGTTTTACAGTTATAGACCTCCATACCCTCATTATCCACCACCTCCTCAAGCCTACTACCATGGTCCATATCCGCCTTACCCTGAATCGTACCCAGCTTATTTTGTTTCCCCGCCTCATTACTCGGTTAACCAAGCTCAATATGATTACGACAAGGGTAAAGGCCATTGCTGTGGGTGCCCGAACCATGTTTGTCATTCGAGAGACAGTACCAATGTGAAGATTGAAGAGCAAAAACCTGAGACTGAGCAGAGTAATAACAGCAAAAACACTGATTTGATTCGGTTTCCAAATTATTCGCATCCGGTTGTCTGGATCCCACCAAATTATTTGAAGGGTATGGATGGCAACAAGGCTTCTAAAGCACAGCCGGAGAATTGGACTAGGTGGGTTCCTCTAGACATGAATAGTTTGAAGGGTTTGAGGCAGGGGGGAGATGATAAAGGCCATTTGATCAGCGCGCAGAAGGCTGCACCATTCTCATGGCCGATAATTTGGGTTCCTGGTTATGATAAACAAGATGACGCGGTTAAAGATTTGAAGAGTATCAATGTTGACCCAAAAGCTTCAGAAGATATTTCTTCACCAAAGATCAAGATCATTCCACTTAATTTTGGTGAAAATGAGAATAATGTGAATAAACCTGCTCCTAAGAAGGATAAGGTGGGAACACATGAGCATCCAGAAGCTGTGACGGAGAAGGAAGTAAATGGTAGAACCATTCCAGTTGTGGAGATGAGAGAAAGTGATGAAAAGAAGCTTAGCCTTGATGGGAAGAGAAAGGCCAACATCCATGAAAAGAAGGATGATAATGGAGCTGATTCTTTGGGTAGCAAACAATCATCGCCTGTCAAGTCTTCAAAGTTGCCTCCTATATGTTTAAGGGTGGATCCATTACCTAAAAAGAAGTCTATAAATGGTTCGTCAAGATTTCCTAGCCCACCTAGTCGTAAGGGAAAGGAGAGTGCTCAGAAGGAAAAAGAACAAATCATCCAAACTGAGAACGCGCCCAAGGAAAAGATCCATAAGACTGTGCCTGTTGTTTTTGTGAAAGGTGTGCCAGAGAAAAATGCAGAGGAGGTTGGCGGAGAAAAATATGGTGGGAAAAGCAAAGATGGCTATAAAGGCAAAGTAGACAGGAAGGCTTTTGAGAAAGCGAAGTTGGAGAAAGAGAAACAGGTTGTTGAGGAGAATAAAGAATGCAAGGAGAAAATAAAAGGTGGTGAAGTTGAGGAAAGAAAGCAACGAATGGATTTTTCGGAAGCTGAAGCCGCAACTCTTATTCAGTCTGCTTACAGGGGGTATGAGGTTAGGAAATGGCAACCGTTGCAGAAGCTTCGGAATATAAAGCGTGTTCAAGAACAGGTGGGAGAAGTGAGGAAGCGAATAGAAAGCCCCGGAGCTTCTTCAGAGATGGATGCCAAGCAGCGGATGATTATTGGTGAAACCATCATGAATTTGCTATTGCAACTTGATACAATTCAG GGCTTACACCCGAGTGTAAGAGAGGTGAGGAAATCTGTGGCAAAGGAGCTTATTTGCCTACAAGAGAAGCTCGATTCTTTGAGTCAACAATCAACTATGACGGATGAATTTGTGAAGGTTGAAGAACGAAGTACTAACAAAGATGCTGAAGAGCAAGCTTCTCTTGCCACTTCTGAGCAAGTGTGTGGAGAGGGATCTGATGAAAACCACGTTGCATGCTTTGCTGAGAGCGAAAAATCCGGCACTGTGCAATGCAAGCATGAAGAGATATCAGAAGAAGGTGAAGCAAAGGAGTCCGCATCCGAAGAATCCATGCAAGTGAAAGATGATATAGTATTCACGTCACTCAATGGCTACAAAGATGTGCCTGATGCTCTATTTTCGGAATCTGAATCAGCAAGTGAAGTACCATCCATTGCAGTGGAGGAAGGCATGAACCCTCCAGCTTCTTTAGTTGCAGAAGCCGAAGAGGCAGTTTCTGCTCCAAGAGAAGCACCAGCAGAAACAGAAGGGGCTTGCTCTGTGAAAATTCAAGCTTCTGATTCTGTTGCTGGAAAAGATATAAAATCTGACAAAGTAAAGGCGAAGACATTGGACGGGCCATTGGTAGCAGTAGAAAATAAAGAGGAAGCTGAAGATTCTATTCTCGCATCTACTGGCATAAATATAGAAGGGCTTCATTTAGTTCAGGAGGGATCACTGAGAAAATCATCAGTTAATTCTTCTGAGAGTGGCAACACACAGGCTGTGGCTGTATCTCAGGAAACTGAGTGTACAGCTGATTTTATAGCATCTGCCGAACCCTCTACAGAAGAAAAATCAACCAATTCTGATGCTTCAGCACCTCTTGCTCAGAATATTGAAGCTGATACTAAACAAGAAGAGCTTGAGACTGCACAGTTCAAGGGAGAAAATGCACCCAATTCTCAAGCTACGGCACCTGTTGCTCAGAACATTGAAGTTGATACTAAACAAGAAGAGCTTGAGCCTCAAACACTACCGTCGGTAGAAGAAAGCAGCGTCACAGCAAATGCTTCAGAAGTTAAAGCAGTTGATGAATATACTTCTACTGCAGCTCTTGTGCATCCAGAAACTGAGGATCTTGGTACTTTCACAGAGCCAAAGAAGAACCTGGAGATGCATTTAATTGAGAATGACTCGACTTTGGTACAAGATTCAGCTCTATCGTGTGACGGAGATCGCAATTCAGGAGAGAATCTTGAAAATGGAAGCGAGATGAGCAAAACGGTGGGAGCTAATTTTAATGAATCTGTTGAGCAGAGGCAAGAAGATGCACATTGTGAAGAACCAACTTCTGAGCCTCCTATTGAAGCACCTGTCAAAGATGAAGACACGAAAGGTCTAAAAGAAGGGGGAGCAGAATCAACTGCTGAGATATTGTCAGTCCCTACGGTTAACTCGATCCCGACCATCAATATGAGCAATGAAGAGAAGTTGATGGAGGAGAATGAGAAGCTGAGAGAGATGTTACGGAAACTTCTCGACTCAGGGAAAGAGCACTTAGCGGTTATTTCGGAACTCGGCGATAGAGTTAAGGAGTTGGAGAGAAAGCTGGCAAAGAAGAAGAGGGTAAAGGTGGCAGTGAACAAGCTGAGGAGGTCCTCTCCTAATACAGTGGCATGCCATTGA
- the LOC109716053 gene encoding uncharacterized protein LOC109716053 isoform X2, which produces MDEPSEGNAVETLDIGLCREAHQMGCLIGKRFSGLIKSRVATDLTLQKQLLPFARTPRAKSLLEALETSNRERYPRYWDELLGTAVGSGVPFLHIMLLNFRKEILPFIPNERIKEKEEAVDDDCSDVLVVDESMAFAAHNEDANVALLGHTFLVRAELPNGLSFTAYTYAGELPSCAFGFNSNGLRIRSPNVSVGHCYNLVDVRNRRILNVETTSQNRFSVREVGATPFFHANMYLHLQVKQLQDENSICRQRRAALLSVESKEEALQILGDAADEKFPIFMTGPTLHTLCTVLIDLDEQTMTIFKGNPKKREISHVFRID; this is translated from the exons ATGGATGAGCCAAGCGAGGGGAATGCAGTAGAAACCTTGGATATTGGGCTGTGTCGAGAAGCCCATCAAATGGGCTGCTTGATCGGGAAGCGCTTCTCCGGCTTAATCAAAAGCCGAGTTGCCACGGACCTCACCCTCCAGAAGCAGCTTCTCCCTTTTGCTCGCACCCCTCGAGCTAAATCACTTTTGGAAGCTCTAGAAACTAGCAATAGAGAGAGGTACCCCAGGTACTGGGACGAGCTTCTTGGGACTGCAGTGGGGAGTGGTGTTCCATTTCTTCAT ATAATGTTGCTGAATTTTAGAAAAGAAATACTACCCTTTATTCCCAATGAGAGgataaaggaaaaggaagaagctGTGGATGATGATTGCTCGGATGTTCTCGTCGTCGATGAGTCCATGGCCTTCGCCGCACACAATGAAGATGCCAACGTAGCTCTTCTGGGCCACAC CTTCTTGGTGAGAGCAGAACTTCCAAATGGGCTCTCATTCACTGCTTACACCTATGCAGGGGAGCTCCCAAGCTGTGCATTTGGATTCAACAGCAATGGATTG AGAATTCGGTCGCCGAATGTTTCAGTGGGCCACTGCTACAATTTGGTAGATGTAAGAAACCGTCGGATTCTGAACGTCGAGACAACATCTCAGAACCGATTTTCTGTTCGCGAAGTCGGAGCAACGCCTTTCTTCCACGCAAACATGTACCTGCATCTTCAAGTAAAACAG CTACAAGATGAGAACTCCATCTGCCGACAACGACGAGCGGCTTTACTTTCCGTAGAGTCGAAAGAAGAGGCATTGCAAATTCTTGGAGATGCTGCAGATGAGAAATTTCCAATCTTCATGACAG GTCCAACACTACACACCCTATGCACAGTGCTTATCGATCTAGATGAGCAAACTATGACCATATTCAAAGGCAAcccaaagaaaagagaaatatcACACGTGTTTCGGATCGATTAG
- the LOC109716835 gene encoding uncharacterized protein At5g41620-like, with product MEEGAKKEKAEEEEEEEEEEDLLFGLKISKAIITAVGQKGGLSTPAPAWKLEDEDEDELSPAAKPRRVRGSAVSARRLAASFWEMQNLQPSPSPRRPSYSAARPRSRPIDRPKNSDGLRRELAASLIHNHKLPERSSLTLQPLSPASCSSTMEPALFDQAITPSSSIDLKGKLVESGYRLKTSAELLKVLNRIWSLEEKHASDISLVKALKAELQHTQACTQELMREQHGYRHQVDSLMKQVSEDKQIRRSKELERVEEAAQSMQLELEDERRLRRRSESLHRKLGKELSEAKAAFQKATKELEKEREANCLLEDLCDEFAKGIRCYEEEVRELKHGPETNYSPKFDRMVLDISKAWLDARDRMEAAESKGDLAEMCKITEKLSGEIQTFLQAKSDDMHKNDRKRGSNLRRQSLESLYLNGNMSAPHDAEEDDSVASDLHCFELNMGALSHEQLNQHSKHGTEKLDSTRNCHFAERRMRYSENTKGESSCSMQFEADCPDNVTTRKSENSHSQKGGKGSSMEWDGMNVVNHLNDSLLKKHLEFSKCCKIQHDDSEREKPRNHLLRRGQFIKETGSGNLRNLSSPLHNASLDLEISEPSSKLRRGMKETSLKTKLIEARLEGRHSRLKASKASSIDRTRE from the exons ATGGAAGAAGGGGCTAAGAAGGAGAAggcggaagaggaggaggaggaggaggaggaggaggatttgcTATTCGGCTTGAAGATAAGCAAAGCGATAATAACCGCGGTGGGCCAAAAGGGCGGCTTGTCCACGCCGGCGCCCGCCTGGAAAttggaggacgaggacgaggacgagctCTCGCCGGCGGCGAAGCCGAGGAGGGTGCGGGGGAGCGCCGTGTCGGCGCGGAGGCTGGCAGCGAGCTTCTGGGAGATGCAGAACCTGCAGCCCTCGCCATCGCCGCGGCGGCCTTCTTATTCTGCGGCGAGACCGAGGAGCCGGCCCATTGATCGG CCCAAAAATTCTGATGGCTTAAGGAGGGAACTTGCAGCTTCTTTGATCCACAATCATAAACTGCCGGAGAGAAGTAGCCTAACCCTGCAACCTCTATCTCCAGCAAGTTGTAGTAGCACAATGGAG CCAGCTCTTTTCGACCAAGCAATCACGCCTAGCAGCTCCATAGATCTTAAGGGTAAGCTTGTGGAGTCCGGGTATAGACTTAAAACATCTGCAGAATTATTGAAAGTATTGAATCGCATTTGGAGCCTGGAAGAAAAGCACGCATCTGATATATCTCTGGTGAAAGCGTTGAAGGCAGAGTTACAGCACACACAAGCCTGCACTCAGGAGCTGATGCGGGAACAGCACGGATATCGGCACCAGGTGGATTCTTTAATGAAGCAAGTTTCAGAAGACAAACAAATTAGAAGAAGCAAAGAGCTAGAAAGGGTTGAAGAAGCAGCCCAATCAATGCAATTAGAACTCGAAGATGAGAGGCGGTTGAGGCGGCGGTCTGAGAGCCTCCACAGAAAACTAGGTAAGGAGTTATCTGAAGCAAAAGCTGCTTTTCAAAAAGCAACAAAAGAGCTAGAAAAGGAGAGGGAAGCAAATTGCCTTTTAGAAGACCTGTGCGATGAGTTTGCAAAGGGAATTAGATGTTATGAAGAGGAAGTCAGGGAGTTGAAACACGGGCCTGAGACGAATTATAGCCCTAAATTCGACCGGATGGTTCTTGATATTTCCAAAGCATGGCTAGATGCACGAGACCGAATGGAAGCTGCAGAATCGAAAGGAGACTTGGCTGAAATGTgcaaaattacagaaaaattaagtggtgaaatccaaactttTCTTCAAGCTAAGAGTGACGACATGCACAAGAACGATAGAAAAAGGGGGAGTAATTTGCGGCGTCAATCTCTCGAGTCTTTATATCTAAATGGAAATATGAGCGCGCCTCATGATGCTGAAGAGGATGATTCCGTAGCCAGTGATTTGCACTGTTTTGAGCTTAACATGGGTGCCTTGAGCCATGAACAATTAAACCAACATTCCAAACATGGCACAGAGAAATTAGATTCAACAAGAAATTGTCACTTTGCGGAGCGAAGAATGAGATACTCTGAAAACACCAAAGGTGAAAGTTCGTGCAGCATGCAATTTGAAGCTGATTGTCCTGACAATGTTACGACCCGTAAATCCGAAAATAGTCATTCTCAAAAAGGTGGTAAGGGGTCAAGCATGGAGTGGGATGGCATGAATGTAGTAAACCATCTAAACGATAGCTTATTGAAGAAGCACTTAGAATTCTCCAAATGCTGTAAAATCCAACATGATGACAGTGAGAGGGAGAAGCCTCGCAATCACTTATTACGGAGGGGCCAATTTATTAAAGAAACTGGTTCAGGAAACTTGCGTAACCTGTCAAGTCCCTTGCATAATGCATCTTTGGATCTTGAAATATCCGAACCTTCATCAAAATTACGAAGGGGAATGAAGGAGACCTCTTTGAAGACTAAATTAATTGAAGCAAGGTTAGAGGGCCGGCACTCTCGGTTGAAAGCCTCGAAAGCCTCGTCAATTGACAGAACAAGAGAATGA